A genomic window from Pseudogulbenkiania sp. MAI-1 includes:
- the argC gene encoding N-acetyl-gamma-glutamyl-phosphate reductase has protein sequence MIKVGIVGGTGYTGVELLRLLAGHPGARVTAVTSRKEAGMPVAEMFPSLRGRVDVAFSTPEEAKLTECDVVFFATPHGVAMAQARELLEAGVKVIDLAADFRLKDPAVFQQWYAMEHTCTDLLAEAVYGLPEVNREAIKQARLIGMAGCYPTSVQLGLLPLLEGGKQLVDVDTLIADCKSGVSGAGRKAEVGTLLAEAGDNFKAYAVKGHRHSPEIMQGLSAIHGAPVKLTFVPHLTPMIRGIHSTIYARIRPEALDTDFQALFEARFAGEPFVDVLPAGSHPETRSVRGSNTARIALHRPGNGDLLIVLVVEDNLVKGASGQAVQVMNLMFGQPENAGLDIVPLLP, from the coding sequence ATGATCAAGGTGGGTATTGTCGGCGGCACCGGGTACACCGGGGTCGAACTGCTGCGTCTCTTGGCCGGGCACCCGGGGGCACGGGTGACGGCGGTGACCTCGCGCAAGGAAGCCGGCATGCCGGTGGCCGAGATGTTCCCCAGCCTGCGTGGTCGCGTCGACGTCGCCTTCTCCACGCCTGAAGAGGCCAAGCTCACCGAGTGTGACGTGGTGTTCTTCGCCACCCCGCACGGCGTGGCCATGGCCCAGGCGCGCGAACTGCTGGAGGCCGGCGTCAAGGTGATCGACCTCGCCGCCGACTTCCGCCTGAAGGATCCCGCCGTGTTCCAGCAATGGTATGCCATGGAACATACCTGCACCGACCTGCTGGCCGAAGCCGTCTACGGCCTGCCCGAAGTGAACCGTGAGGCCATCAAGCAGGCGCGCCTGATCGGCATGGCCGGCTGCTATCCGACTTCGGTCCAGCTCGGCCTGCTGCCGCTGCTGGAAGGCGGCAAGCAGCTGGTCGACGTCGACACCCTGATCGCCGACTGCAAGTCGGGCGTGTCCGGTGCCGGGCGCAAGGCCGAAGTCGGCACGCTGCTGGCCGAAGCCGGCGACAACTTCAAGGCCTACGCCGTGAAGGGGCACCGCCACTCGCCCGAGATCATGCAGGGGCTGTCGGCGATCCACGGCGCGCCGGTCAAGCTGACCTTCGTGCCGCACCTGACGCCGATGATCCGCGGTATCCACTCCACCATCTACGCGCGCATCCGCCCCGAGGCGCTCGACACCGACTTCCAGGCGCTGTTCGAGGCACGCTTCGCCGGCGAGCCGTTCGTCGACGTGCTGCCGGCCGGCAGCCACCCCGAGACCCGCTCGGTGCGCGGCTCCAACACCGCGCGCATCGCCCTGCATCGCCCGGGCAACGGTGATCTCTTGATCGTGCTGGTGGTCGAGGACAACCTGGTCAAGGGCGCTTCCGGGCAGGCGGTGCAGGTGATGAACCTGATGTTCGGTCAGCCGGAAAACGCCGGTCTCGACATCGTACCGCTGCTGCCGTAA
- the folB gene encoding dihydroneopterin aldolase yields MDIIFLREVRADTVIGVYEWERQAPQVIEIDLEIGIPSEVPCHSDDIGDTIHYGVVVERLRKALAEQHFLLIEALAEYIAKVIREDFGAPWVKVSVTKLGILPGVKQVGVMIERGHRPH; encoded by the coding sequence ATGGACATCATCTTCTTGCGCGAGGTGCGCGCCGACACCGTCATCGGCGTCTACGAATGGGAGCGGCAAGCCCCGCAAGTCATCGAAATCGACCTGGAAATCGGCATTCCGAGCGAGGTGCCCTGCCATAGCGACGATATCGGCGACACCATTCATTACGGCGTCGTCGTCGAGCGCCTGCGCAAGGCGCTGGCGGAACAGCATTTCCTGCTGATCGAAGCGTTGGCCGAATACATCGCCAAAGTGATCCGCGAGGACTTCGGGGCACCATGGGTCAAGGTGTCGGTCACCAAGCTCGGCATCCTGCCGGGGGTGAAGCAGGTCGGGGTGATGATAGAACGCGGCCATCGCCCGCACTGA
- a CDS encoding histone deacetylase family protein — translation MFNWLKNRLPHNGLTAYITHSDCLLHNMGVGHPECPERLTAIRDQLMASQLFDFLQEVEAPLVTDQQLARIHPPRYVEYIESCAPSVGTFRIDPDTAMSPGTLPAARRAAGAVVKAVDLLCEGKAPNAFCAIRPPGHHAESDRSMGFCFFNNLAVGVAHALSYYKLERVAIIDFDVHHGNGTEQIFRDDPRVMMVSTFQHPFYPYCGDQPLGPNMHNVPLKAGSGGREFREAVENVWLPELRQFQPQMLFISAGFDAHREDDMGSLGLVEADYEWVTRKLVELAAQYAEGRIVSVLEGGYDLSALARSVAAHLRVLSEG, via the coding sequence GTGTTCAACTGGCTGAAAAACCGCCTGCCCCATAACGGACTGACCGCCTATATCACCCATTCCGACTGCCTGCTGCACAATATGGGGGTCGGCCACCCGGAATGCCCGGAACGGCTGACCGCCATCCGCGACCAGTTGATGGCCTCGCAGCTGTTCGACTTTCTGCAGGAGGTCGAGGCACCGCTCGTCACCGACCAGCAGCTGGCCCGCATCCACCCACCGCGCTATGTCGAATACATCGAATCGTGCGCACCGTCGGTCGGCACCTTCCGCATCGATCCGGACACCGCCATGTCGCCGGGAACGTTGCCCGCCGCGCGCCGTGCCGCCGGTGCCGTGGTCAAGGCGGTGGACCTGCTGTGCGAGGGCAAGGCCCCCAATGCCTTCTGTGCCATACGCCCGCCCGGCCACCATGCGGAAAGCGACCGCTCAATGGGTTTCTGCTTCTTCAACAACCTCGCGGTCGGCGTGGCGCATGCTTTGTCATACTACAAGCTGGAGCGGGTTGCCATCATCGACTTCGACGTCCACCACGGCAACGGCACCGAACAGATCTTCCGCGACGACCCGCGAGTGATGATGGTGTCCACGTTCCAGCACCCGTTCTACCCCTACTGCGGCGACCAGCCGCTCGGCCCCAACATGCACAACGTCCCACTCAAGGCCGGCAGCGGCGGCCGTGAATTCCGCGAAGCGGTGGAGAACGTCTGGCTTCCGGAGCTGCGTCAGTTCCAGCCGCAGATGCTGTTCATCTCGGCCGGCTTCGATGCGCACCGCGAGGACGACATGGGCTCGCTGGGGCTGGTGGAGGCGGATTACGAATGGGTGACGCGGAAGTTGGTAGAGCTTGCCGCGCAATACGCCGAAGGCCGCATCGTGTCGGTGCTGGAAGGCGGCTACGACCTGTCGGCGCTGGCGCGCAGCGTGGCGGCGCACCTGCGGGTGCTATCGGAGGGGTAA
- the rplM gene encoding 50S ribosomal protein L13 produces the protein MKTFSAKPHEVKREWYVVDASDKVLGRLAAEVARRLRGKHKPEFTPHVDTGDYIVVVNVDKLRVTGAKALDKKYYRHTGYPGGIKERSFTELQNQFPERVLEKAVKGMLPKGPLGYAMIKKLKVYAGSEHPHTAQQPKVLEF, from the coding sequence ATGAAGACCTTTTCTGCCAAGCCGCATGAAGTAAAGCGCGAGTGGTACGTGGTCGATGCCTCGGACAAGGTGCTGGGTCGCCTCGCGGCCGAAGTTGCCCGCCGTCTGCGTGGCAAGCACAAACCGGAATTCACCCCGCATGTTGACACCGGCGACTACATCGTTGTCGTCAATGTCGACAAGCTGCGCGTTACCGGTGCCAAGGCACTCGACAAGAAATACTACCGTCACACCGGCTATCCGGGCGGTATCAAAGAGCGTTCCTTCACCGAACTGCAAAACCAGTTCCCGGAACGTGTTCTGGAAAAAGCCGTCAAGGGTATGCTGCCGAAGGGTCCGCTGGGTTACGCCATGATCAAGAAGCTCAAGGTATACGCCGGCAGCGAACATCCGCACACTGCTCAGCAGCCGAAAGTGCTGGAATTCTGA
- a CDS encoding bifunctional (p)ppGpp synthetase/guanosine-3',5'-bis(diphosphate) 3'-pyrophosphohydrolase, whose amino-acid sequence MVSVVRSVADTLAGAADPQRWLEHLSASQNDADRVTLSRAFTAARELYADKRLAQTGEDVFSHAVSAAAIVADLDLLTDAVVATLLFAVPDYREDWHDWLASAFNPTVAMLVDGVNRVRRLTEIARIDKLDTPEERARQAETMRKMLLAMVADIRVVLIKLAWRTQTMHYLTECPEPVRRAIAQETMDVFAPLANRLGVWQIKWELEDLGFRHLEPDNYKKIAKLLDERRLERIDYIARVLDTLRGELRSAGINGEVAGRPKHIYSIWKKMRKKNLDFSELYDIRAVRVLVDSVKDCYTVLGLIHSMWQPVPGEFDDYISHPKSNDYRSLHTAVIGPEDRVIEVQIRTFDMHEHAEFGVAAHWRYKEGGKGDAAYEEKISWLRQLLDWREEVSDRSGLTDAFKTELFADTIYVLTPNGRVLALPSGATAIDFAYAIHTDLGHRCRGAKVEGQIVPLSTPLQNGQRVEILAAKEGGPSVNWLHEGWVKSHRAISKIRQHIRMQNADAVRESGRQLFEKELARHPNLQPNLGSLAEKLGFARMDDLYGALGHGELSLRSLAQAIESFAPPPPPDLAPEDVVKRSKGGHNAGGILIEGIDNLMTQLARCCKPAPPDAVVGFVTKGRGISIHRANCLTLKRLSADAPERLIAADWGEQKASVFPIDIEVIAHDRNGLLRDISDVLSREKLNVIAVNTLSKDLKARMRFTVEVRQVNDINRVLSHVLDLQGILEARRV is encoded by the coding sequence ATGGTTTCCGTAGTCCGTTCCGTAGCCGATACCCTGGCCGGCGCCGCCGATCCGCAGCGCTGGCTCGAACACCTGTCCGCCTCGCAAAACGATGCCGACCGGGTGACCCTCTCCCGCGCCTTCACCGCCGCGCGCGAACTGTACGCGGACAAGCGCCTGGCGCAGACCGGCGAGGACGTGTTCAGCCACGCCGTGTCGGCCGCTGCCATCGTCGCCGATCTCGACCTGCTCACCGACGCCGTGGTCGCCACGCTGCTGTTCGCCGTGCCGGATTACCGCGAAGACTGGCACGACTGGCTCGCGAGCGCATTCAACCCCACCGTGGCGATGCTGGTGGACGGCGTCAACCGCGTGCGCCGGCTCACCGAGATCGCCCGCATCGACAAGCTCGACACCCCGGAAGAGCGTGCGCGTCAGGCCGAAACCATGCGCAAGATGCTGCTCGCCATGGTGGCCGACATCCGCGTGGTGCTGATCAAGCTCGCTTGGCGCACCCAGACCATGCACTACCTGACCGAATGTCCGGAACCGGTGCGCCGTGCCATCGCGCAGGAAACCATGGACGTCTTCGCGCCGCTGGCCAACCGCCTCGGGGTATGGCAGATCAAGTGGGAGCTGGAAGACCTCGGCTTCCGACACCTCGAACCGGACAACTACAAGAAGATCGCCAAGCTGCTCGACGAGCGCCGTCTCGAGCGCATCGACTACATTGCGCGCGTGCTCGATACGCTGCGCGGCGAGCTGCGCAGCGCCGGCATCAACGGCGAGGTGGCCGGACGGCCCAAGCACATCTATTCCATCTGGAAGAAGATGCGCAAGAAGAACCTCGACTTCTCCGAGCTGTACGACATCCGCGCGGTGCGGGTGCTGGTCGACTCGGTGAAGGACTGCTACACCGTGCTCGGCCTGATCCACAGCATGTGGCAGCCGGTGCCGGGCGAGTTCGACGACTACATCTCGCACCCCAAGTCCAACGACTATCGCAGCCTGCACACCGCCGTGATCGGCCCGGAAGACCGCGTCATCGAAGTGCAGATCCGCACCTTCGACATGCATGAGCACGCCGAATTCGGCGTGGCGGCGCACTGGCGCTACAAGGAAGGCGGCAAAGGTGACGCCGCCTACGAGGAAAAGATCTCCTGGCTGCGGCAACTGCTGGACTGGCGCGAGGAGGTGTCCGACCGCTCCGGTCTGACCGACGCCTTCAAGACCGAGTTGTTCGCCGACACCATCTACGTGCTCACCCCCAACGGCCGGGTGCTGGCGCTGCCCAGCGGCGCCACCGCCATCGACTTCGCCTACGCCATCCACACCGATCTCGGCCACCGCTGCCGCGGCGCCAAGGTGGAAGGGCAGATTGTGCCGCTTTCCACGCCCCTGCAGAATGGCCAGCGCGTCGAGATCCTCGCCGCCAAGGAAGGGGGGCCCAGCGTCAACTGGCTGCACGAAGGCTGGGTCAAGAGCCACCGCGCCATCTCCAAGATCCGCCAGCACATCCGGATGCAGAACGCCGACGCGGTGCGCGAGAGCGGACGCCAGCTGTTCGAGAAGGAGCTGGCGCGCCACCCCAACCTGCAGCCCAATCTGGGCAGCCTGGCGGAAAAGCTCGGCTTCGCCCGCATGGACGACCTCTACGGCGCGCTCGGCCACGGCGAGCTGTCCCTCCGCTCCCTGGCGCAGGCGATCGAAAGCTTCGCCCCGCCGCCGCCGCCGGACCTCGCGCCGGAAGACGTGGTCAAGCGCAGCAAGGGCGGCCACAACGCCGGCGGCATCCTGATCGAGGGCATCGACAACCTGATGACGCAGCTGGCGCGCTGCTGCAAGCCGGCGCCGCCGGACGCGGTGGTCGGCTTCGTCACCAAGGGGCGCGGCATCTCCATCCACCGCGCCAACTGCCTGACGCTCAAGCGGCTATCGGCCGACGCGCCCGAGCGGCTGATCGCCGCCGACTGGGGGGAGCAGAAGGCCAGCGTGTTCCCGATCGACATCGAAGTGATCGCGCACGATCGCAATGGCTTGCTGCGCGATATTTCCGACGTGCTGTCGCGGGAAAAGCTCAATGTCATCGCCGTGAACACGCTGTCCAAGGATCTGAAGGCCAGGATGCGTTTCACCGTCGAAGTGAGGCAAGTAAACGACATCAATCGGGTTTTGTCGCATGTGCTTGATCTGCAAGGGATTCTCGAGGCGAGGCGGGTGTGA
- the mutY gene encoding A/G-specific adenine glycosylase has translation MESAFAERLIEWQQTHGRHGLPWQVSDPYRVWLSEIMLQQTQVSTVLGYYARFLARFPDVASLAAAPLDDVLALWSGLGYYTRARNLHKAACMVMGEFGGQFPHERSQIERLPGIGRSTAAAIAAFAFGQREAILDGNVKRVLTRCFGVEGFPGEKKVEQQLWALAESLLPNQGMTAYTQGMMDLGATVCTRSKPACTICPMVDRCVAARDGRCAELPTRRPKKAVPTRYTVMMLAVHQDRVWLERRPPSGIWGGLLSLPEFDSPEAVDAWRRERGAGDLLPVWPELEHVFSHYRLIITPQPLRLDALDGRVAREENGGWLPLAEAPDAGVPAPVRRLLQKLAEER, from the coding sequence ATGGAAAGCGCCTTCGCCGAGCGCCTGATCGAATGGCAGCAAACCCACGGACGGCACGGCCTGCCGTGGCAGGTGAGCGACCCCTACCGGGTGTGGCTGTCGGAAATCATGCTGCAGCAAACCCAGGTAAGCACGGTACTGGGCTATTACGCGCGTTTTCTCGCGCGCTTCCCCGACGTCGCCAGCCTCGCCGCCGCCCCGCTCGACGACGTGCTGGCCTTGTGGAGCGGGCTGGGCTACTACACCCGGGCACGGAATCTGCATAAGGCAGCGTGCATGGTGATGGGTGAGTTCGGCGGGCAATTCCCGCACGAGCGCAGCCAGATCGAACGGCTGCCCGGCATTGGCCGTTCCACCGCTGCAGCGATTGCTGCTTTCGCCTTCGGCCAGCGTGAGGCCATCCTCGATGGCAATGTCAAGCGCGTGCTGACTCGCTGTTTCGGAGTGGAGGGCTTTCCCGGCGAGAAGAAGGTCGAGCAGCAATTGTGGGCGCTGGCCGAATCGCTGCTGCCAAATCAAGGCATGACCGCCTATACCCAAGGCATGATGGATCTCGGCGCGACCGTCTGCACCCGCAGCAAGCCGGCCTGCACCATCTGCCCGATGGTCGACCGTTGCGTCGCCGCTCGCGACGGACGCTGCGCCGAACTGCCGACGCGCCGCCCCAAGAAGGCCGTGCCGACGCGATACACCGTGATGATGCTGGCAGTGCACCAGGACCGCGTCTGGCTCGAGCGCCGCCCGCCCAGCGGCATCTGGGGCGGGCTGCTGTCGCTACCGGAGTTCGACTCGCCCGAGGCGGTCGACGCATGGCGGCGCGAGCGCGGCGCCGGCGACCTGCTGCCGGTCTGGCCCGAACTGGAACACGTGTTTTCGCACTACCGGCTGATCATCACGCCGCAGCCGCTGCGCCTTGATGCATTGGACGGCCGGGTGGCGCGGGAAGAAAACGGTGGCTGGCTGCCGCTGGCCGAGGCCCCCGACGCCGGCGTGCCGGCCCCGGTGCGCCGGCTGCTGCAAAAATTGGCCGAAGAACGCTGA
- the erpA gene encoding iron-sulfur cluster insertion protein ErpA: MTATTEMPSPIVFTDSACAKVRDLVAEEGNPDLKLRVFVTGGGCSGFQYGFTFDEIVNEDDTSIERDGVTFLVDPMSYQYLVGAEIDYQESLEGSQFVIRNPNAQTTCGCGSSFSV, encoded by the coding sequence ATGACTGCTACGACCGAAATGCCGAGCCCGATCGTGTTCACCGACAGCGCCTGCGCCAAAGTGCGCGACCTGGTGGCGGAAGAAGGCAATCCGGACCTGAAACTGCGCGTCTTCGTGACCGGCGGCGGCTGTTCCGGTTTCCAGTACGGCTTCACTTTCGATGAAATCGTCAACGAGGACGACACCTCCATCGAGCGCGACGGCGTGACCTTCCTGGTCGACCCGATGAGCTACCAGTACCTGGTCGGCGCCGAGATCGACTACCAGGAAAGCCTGGAAGGCTCGCAGTTCGTGATCCGCAACCCGAACGCGCAAACCACCTGCGGTTGTGGTTCGTCCTTCTCGGTGTAA
- a CDS encoding D-amino acid dehydrogenase, giving the protein MKVVVLGAGIIGVSTAWFLARDGHDVMVLERSAGVARETSFANGGQISVSHSEPWAQPSTPWKVFKWLLKEDAPLLYRPRLDSAQWAFALRFLRECLPERAHRNMLRMLALGRFSRETFALIRQETGVAFDHLERGIVTLFQSQQELERALRAAETMRAFGVEKREVSRAELVRIEPALAGYADRIAGATYCDSDQSGDIYKFTCGLAEAAAELGVEFRFSTRINALLTEGGDIAGVSVTRPDGLFETVTADAYVLALGSYSTPIARTAGLRLPIYPAKGYSVTLRVCNPEAAPTVALTEESYKVFMSRLGDRLRVAGTAELAGYSSTLNPVRCGLLVERARALFPDACDWEGDAQYWTGLRPASPGNVPLIGRTRYPRLYLNTGHGTLGWTEGPGSGRALADIIGGRRPPLDFPFTGS; this is encoded by the coding sequence ATGAAGGTGGTGGTGTTGGGCGCGGGCATTATCGGCGTCTCGACGGCCTGGTTCCTGGCCCGTGACGGGCACGACGTGATGGTGCTGGAGCGTAGCGCCGGGGTGGCGCGCGAGACCAGTTTCGCCAACGGCGGTCAGATCTCGGTGAGTCATTCCGAGCCGTGGGCACAGCCGTCCACCCCCTGGAAAGTGTTCAAGTGGCTGCTGAAGGAAGACGCCCCGCTGCTGTACCGGCCGCGGCTGGATAGCGCGCAATGGGCCTTCGCGCTGCGTTTCCTGCGCGAATGCCTGCCGGAGCGGGCACACCGTAACATGCTGCGCATGCTGGCGCTCGGCCGCTTCAGCCGGGAAACCTTCGCGCTGATCCGCCAGGAGACCGGCGTCGCCTTCGATCATCTGGAACGCGGCATCGTGACCCTGTTCCAGTCGCAACAGGAACTCGAGCGCGCCTTGCGCGCGGCGGAGACCATGCGCGCCTTCGGCGTCGAGAAGAGGGAAGTCTCGCGGGCCGAACTGGTGCGCATCGAACCGGCGCTGGCCGGCTACGCCGACCGGATTGCCGGGGCGACCTATTGCGACAGCGACCAGTCCGGCGACATTTACAAGTTCACCTGCGGCCTCGCGGAGGCTGCCGCCGAGCTGGGCGTCGAATTCCGTTTTTCCACCCGCATCAATGCCCTGTTGACCGAAGGCGGCGACATCGCCGGCGTGTCGGTGACCCGCCCGGACGGCCTGTTCGAGACGGTGACGGCCGATGCCTACGTGCTGGCGCTGGGCAGTTACAGCACGCCGATCGCCCGCACCGCCGGCCTGCGCCTGCCGATCTACCCCGCCAAGGGGTATTCGGTCACGCTACGCGTGTGCAATCCGGAAGCGGCGCCGACGGTGGCGCTCACCGAGGAAAGCTATAAGGTGTTCATGTCGCGACTGGGGGACCGGCTGCGCGTGGCCGGCACGGCCGAACTCGCCGGCTACTCGTCGACCCTCAACCCGGTGCGCTGTGGCCTGCTGGTGGAGCGCGCGCGCGCGCTGTTCCCCGACGCCTGCGACTGGGAGGGCGATGCGCAGTACTGGACCGGCCTGCGTCCCGCCTCGCCGGGCAACGTGCCGCTGATCGGGCGCACCCGCTACCCGCGTCTCTACCTCAACACCGGCCACGGCACGCTGGGCTGGACCGAAGGGCCGGGCTCGGGGCGGGCGCTGGCCGACATCATCGGCGGACGCCGTCCGCCGCTGGATTTCCCTTTTACCGGCAGCTGA
- the rpsI gene encoding 30S ribosomal protein S9, producing MNGKYYYGTGRRKSSVARVFMQKGSGQIVVNGKPVDEYFARETGRMVIRQPLALTEHLESFDIKVNVVGGGETGQAGAIRHGITRALIDFSAELKPALSNAGFVTRDAREVERKKVGLRKARRAKQFSKR from the coding sequence ATGAACGGTAAATATTACTACGGTACCGGCCGTCGCAAGAGCTCGGTAGCGCGCGTATTCATGCAAAAGGGTTCCGGCCAGATCGTCGTCAACGGCAAGCCGGTCGACGAATACTTCGCCCGTGAAACCGGCCGCATGGTGATCCGCCAGCCGCTGGCTCTGACCGAGCACCTCGAGTCCTTCGACATCAAGGTGAACGTGGTTGGTGGCGGCGAAACCGGCCAAGCCGGCGCCATCCGTCACGGCATCACCCGTGCCCTGATCGACTTCAGCGCCGAGCTGAAGCCCGCTCTGTCCAACGCCGGCTTCGTTACCCGCGACGCCCGTGAAGTCGAGCGTAAGAAAGTCGGTCTGCGCAAAGCACGCCGCGCCAAGCAGTTCTCCAAGCGTTAA
- a CDS encoding group II truncated hemoglobin yields MTPFQLMGGAGVVRWLTDRFYDIMDSDPAVKELRDMHPADLTESRDKLYMFLSGWLGGPSLYIEKYGHPRLRARHMPFPVDSTARDQWMSCMSRAVSELMVEESLKEKLLEAFFNTADFMRNQQE; encoded by the coding sequence ATGACTCCTTTCCAACTGATGGGCGGTGCCGGCGTGGTGCGCTGGCTGACCGACCGCTTCTACGACATCATGGACAGCGATCCGGCGGTCAAGGAGCTCCGGGACATGCACCCGGCGGACCTGACCGAGTCGCGCGACAAGCTGTACATGTTCCTTTCCGGCTGGCTCGGCGGCCCGTCGCTGTACATCGAGAAGTACGGCCATCCGCGCCTGCGCGCCCGGCACATGCCGTTCCCGGTCGACAGTACCGCCCGCGATCAATGGATGTCCTGCATGAGCCGGGCGGTTTCCGAGCTGATGGTCGAGGAGAGCCTGAAGGAGAAGCTGCTGGAGGCGTTTTTCAATACCGCCGACTTCATGCGCAATCAGCAAGAATAA
- a CDS encoding CheR family methyltransferase: MIKLPSIVLPKVEYTREFAFSDADFERIRKLIYREAGIALNPSKKDMVYGRLVRRIRELKLASFAAYLDQLESAAGLREFEQFVNALTTNLTFFFREEHHFPILSEHLKKKAQQGGEIAIWCAAASTGEEPYSIAMTAQESVPGARVTIAATDLDTTVLETGRQGIYPADKISRLPAGHATRFFDKLADGSYQAKASLRSMISFSRLNLIDNNWPLRKQFDAIFCRNVMIYFDRETQLAVLKKFAPLLKPDGLLFVGHSENFYFAADLFKLRGKTVYELATHGAGRPA; encoded by the coding sequence ATGATCAAGCTGCCATCGATTGTCCTGCCCAAGGTCGAGTACACGCGTGAGTTCGCCTTCAGCGACGCGGATTTCGAACGCATCCGCAAGCTGATCTACCGCGAGGCGGGCATCGCGCTGAACCCGTCCAAGAAGGACATGGTGTACGGCAGACTGGTGCGGCGCATCCGCGAGCTCAAGCTCGCGAGCTTTGCCGCCTACCTCGATCAGCTGGAGTCGGCCGCCGGGCTGCGCGAGTTCGAGCAGTTCGTCAATGCGCTGACCACCAATCTGACCTTCTTCTTCCGCGAGGAACACCATTTCCCCATCCTCTCCGAGCACCTGAAGAAGAAGGCGCAGCAGGGCGGTGAGATCGCCATCTGGTGCGCCGCCGCCTCGACCGGCGAGGAGCCGTACTCGATCGCGATGACCGCACAGGAGAGCGTGCCGGGGGCGCGGGTGACGATCGCCGCCACCGACCTCGACACCACGGTGCTGGAGACCGGGCGCCAGGGCATCTATCCCGCCGACAAGATCTCGCGTCTGCCGGCCGGCCATGCCACACGCTTCTTCGACAAGCTGGCGGACGGCAGTTACCAGGCCAAGGCCTCGCTGCGCAGCATGATCAGCTTTTCGCGCCTGAACCTGATCGACAACAACTGGCCACTGCGCAAGCAGTTCGATGCCATCTTCTGCCGCAACGTGATGATCTACTTCGATCGCGAGACCCAGCTGGCCGTGCTGAAGAAGTTCGCTCCGCTGCTGAAGCCGGACGGCCTGTTGTTCGTCGGCCATTCCGAGAACTTCTACTTCGCCGCCGACCTGTTCAAGCTGCGCGGCAAGACCGTGTACGAACTGGCCACGCACGGCGCCGGTCGGCCGGCTTGA
- the plsY gene encoding glycerol-3-phosphate 1-O-acyltransferase PlsY: MTTTAFAFLVAAYLIGSLSFAVIVSRLMGMADPRSYGSGNPGATNVLRSGKKLAAALTLLGDGVKGWVAVALVQWLGPRYGLGEQAVGMAAIAVLVGHMWPVFFGFKGGKGVATAVGVLFGLNLWLALAAVATWLFMAVVVKISSLSALTAAVLAPVYAFFIVGPNSVYFGTSIIIAILVVHRHKSNLIKLLTGQEGKIGDKADGSARNGTGGQ; the protein is encoded by the coding sequence ATGACCACGACAGCTTTTGCTTTTCTGGTGGCGGCCTACCTGATCGGTTCGTTGTCTTTCGCCGTGATCGTCAGCCGCCTGATGGGCATGGCCGATCCGCGCTCCTACGGTTCCGGCAATCCCGGCGCCACCAATGTGCTGCGCAGCGGCAAGAAACTGGCCGCCGCGCTGACGCTGCTGGGCGACGGCGTCAAGGGCTGGGTGGCGGTGGCGCTGGTGCAGTGGCTCGGTCCCCGCTACGGTCTGGGCGAGCAGGCGGTGGGCATGGCGGCCATCGCCGTGCTGGTCGGCCACATGTGGCCGGTATTCTTCGGCTTCAAGGGCGGCAAAGGGGTGGCCACCGCCGTCGGCGTGCTGTTCGGCTTAAACCTGTGGCTGGCGCTGGCCGCCGTGGCGACTTGGCTGTTCATGGCCGTCGTGGTGAAGATCTCCTCGCTGTCGGCGCTGACCGCCGCAGTGCTGGCGCCGGTCTACGCCTTTTTCATCGTCGGGCCGAACAGCGTGTACTTCGGCACCTCCATCATCATCGCCATCCTGGTGGTGCATCGCCACAAGTCCAACCTGATCAAGCTGCTGACCGGGCAGGAGGGCAAGATCGGCGACAAGGCCGACGGCTCGGCCCGCAACGGTACTGGGGGGCAGTAA